The Candidatus Denitrolinea symbiosum DNA window GCGCCGGCGGGCACGGTCTCATCTCCGGCCGCAAGGCCTTCCAGCGCCCGATGGCCGAAGGCGTGAAACTGCTGAACACCATCCAGGACGTGTACCTGGACAAAAGCATCACGGTGGCGTAAGTGCCTCGGTCCGACCAGGGCGTCACCCGCGAACGTTACATGCTGATTCCCCGCGTGCTGATCTTTTTACGGCGCGGGGAATCGGTTTTGCTCATCAAAGGCGCGCCGAACAAACGTCTCTGGGCGAACAAGTACAACGGGATCGGCGGACACGTCGAACGCGGCGAGGACGTCCTGGCCGCGGCGCGGCGCGAACTGGACGAAGAGACCGGTCTCCGCGCGGACCTTTGGCTGGCCGGCACGGTGACGGTGGACGCCAGCCCCGACATCGGCGTGGGGCTGTACGTCTTCACCGGGCAAATCGAAGAGTCGGGGCGGACCGATCCGTTGGGGCGGACCGATCCGTTGGGGCGGACCTACGTGTCCGCCCAACTCCGTCCCAGCGCGGAGGGGACGCTGGAGTGGCTGCCGCTGTCCGAACTGGCGAGCCGGCCTCTCGTCGAGGATGTGGCGGCGCTGCTCGACCGCGTCCTGCGGATGAAGGCGGGCGATCCGCCCTTTGCCGCGCGTTCGTTCTATGACGACGACGAAAAATTGAAAGTGGTCTTCGCCTGAGCGCGTCGCCCGGACGGGGTGAACGGCCTGATATAATCCGACAGAGAGGAATTTTTATGTACACTCCCGGCCCCGAAGACAAAGTCACCCTGGTGATGGCGTACACGCAGAACGGTTTGATCCGCGGCGAGGTCGTGACGATGAAGACCATGCGCATCAACAACTGGCTTCGTACCGACAGCGCGCCCGATTACTTCCATTTTTACAACCTGCAATGGCTTCAGATGACGGCCGGCGGGATCAAGTCTGCCGCCTACCAGGAACTGATCCTGCCCGTTTCCCAGGCGATCGGTTTTCACGCCGCGCCCCCCTCGCAGGAGCCGCTGGATTACGACGAGCGCGAAGACCGGCGCGTCAACAAACCCGTGACCATTCACATGGGCTTGTTCACCGTGAACGGATATTTCCGCGCCGCCTCCCAAAGCGACCTGCTCACCACGCTTTCGGTTTCGCATTCGGCCTGGATGTCCATTTACGACGCCTCCGTCAGTTCGCCGTATATTCCGCAAATGCCGCCGATCCAGGTATCCATGATGCTGGCGCGCTCGGAGCAGATCGGGTTTATTTTGCAGGATTGAGATTTGACGTTTTTTCAGTGAAGCATCCGCGCTTTTCGAGATGGATCTTCAACTACTTTTTTAGGAGACCCCATGACCACCATTGACCTTACCATCGAAAAAGACCGCCGCGCCCGCGCGGTCCAACGCGCCCGCGAGCGCAACATCATCATTCCCACCTACGCCCAGATGAAAGACCCGTCGAAGATCCCGGGCAAGATCAAGGATGAATTAAAGGGCATCGGACTTTGGGACATTCACCCGCGCAATCTCTTCCGCATCACCTGGAAGAACCAGCCCGTCGCCTCGGGCGGGACCTTCGGCGGGGCCAACTTCATCGAGCTGCCCTCCTCGCTGACGGGCGTCCGCGCCCGCATCGTGGCGCTGGTGGGGAAGTGGTTCCCGACGGGTTCGCACAAGGTCGGGGCGGCGTTTTCCTGTCTCGTGCCGCGGCTCGTCACGGGTCAGTTCGACCCGACCACGCAGAAGGCGGTCTGGCCCTCGACGGGAAATTACTGCCGCGGCGGCGCGTACGACTCCGCTCTGCTGGCATGCGATTCCATCGCCATCCTGCCCGAAGGGATGTCGCGGGAGCGCTTCGAGTGGCTGTCCAACGTCGCGGGCGAGACGATTAAGACGCCCGGCTCCGAATCGAACGTCAAGGAGATCTTCGACAAGTGCTGGGAACTCCGCAATTCGGGACAGGACCTGATGATCTTCAACCAGTTTGACGAGTTCGGCAATTACCTGTGGCACTACGAAGTGACCGGCCACGCGATGGAGGAGGTCTTGAAGCGGGTGATGGGACCGAACGACCGCTACCGCGGCATGGTCTCCGCGACCGGCTCAGCCGGGACGATCGCCAGCGGCGACTACCTGAAGCAGCTCTTCCCGGAAAGCAAGATCGTAGCCAGCGAAGCCCTGCAATGTCCGACCCTGCTCGAAAACGGGTTCGGCGCGCACCGCATCGAGGGGATCGGCGATAAACACGTCCCGTGGGTGCATAACGTGAAGAACACCGACCTCGTGGCTGCGGTGGACGATAATGCCGTGGTCAACCTCTCGCGTCTCTTCACCGAGGAGGCGGGACGCGCCTACCTCGTCGAGCGCGGCGTCCCGGAAGACGTTGTGGCGCGGCTCGACCTGTTCGGCTTCTCGGGCATCTCGAACATGCTGACGGCCGTCAAGATGGCGAAGTATTACGAAATGGACGAGAACGACATCGTGCTGACCCTCCTGACCGATTCGATGGAACTGTACCACTCCCGCGTCGCCGAGATGCGCGACGAGATGGGCGAATACACCGACAGCAACGCGGCCGCCGATTACGCCCGCTGGATCCTGGGCGAATCCACCGATAACCTGCTCGAACTGCGTTACACCGACCGGCGCCGCGTCCACAATTTGAAGTACTACACCTGGGTCGAACAGCAGGGCAAGACCTACGAGGAGATCCAGCAGCAGTGGTATCAGCCGAATTACTGGACCGACGTCCAAAAGCAGGCGGACGAGATCGACGAGTTGATCGTCGCGTTCAACGAGGATGTCGGATTGTTGAAATAGGAAAGCGAAACCCCGTCTTCATACAGGAGACGGGGTTTTTTCGTATTGCCCCGCGCTGAAACCGTCAAGCGCCGCCCGGGCCGCCGGCGTTAATCTGCCGTAACTTTATTCCGCCCGTCGTTTTTGCTTTTATACATCAGCGCGTCGCTCCGCTTGATGGCGGAGGCCAGCGTCTCGTTTGCCGCGGCAAAGGTCGCGCTGGTCGAGATCGTCGTCGAAATCCTCCGGTTGTCCGCCATGATGAAACTGCGTTCCACAAAAATGTTGATCCGCTCCGCGATGGCGCGCAGGTCTTCGCGGCTGATGTTTGGCAGCAGGATCAGAAACTCGTCCCCGCCCCATCGGAAGAACAGGTCCGATTGGCGCAAGGCGCTGATCGCCGATTTGCTGATCATGACCAGCGTCTTGTCGCCGATGGCGTGACCGTGTTGATCGTTGATTTCCTTGAAAAAGTCCACGTCGAAGAAGATCATCCCCAAAACGTCCCGTTTGTCGGCGTGGTTTTCGAACATGATCTCCGCCAGGCGGCGGTTTCCGATTCCCAGCAGCGGGTCTCGGAACGCGTCGTTCTTGAGCCGCTCGATCTCCTTCAACATATCCAGGTTCTTCGAATTTTCCGAAAAAGTCTCGACCGCGCCGATGATCTCCCCCGTTTCGTCCACCAGCGGCGCCACCCGCACGTGGACGGATACGCGGTGTCCCTGCTTGTGATGCAGGAACACAAAGGCTTCCCGTTTCTCGCCGTCCTGCAAGGTGAGTTGCAGCGGACAGCCGTTCTCGCACAATTCCCGCCCAGTGACGTCCATGTGTCGAAGGATATTATTGGCGCAGGAATGTCCGATGATTTCAGGTTTTTGGTATCCCGTTATTTTCTCGGCAGTCGTGTTCCAGTAGGTGATATTTCTATCCTTGTCCACGTAATACACCCCGTCGGACAGATTGTCCAGCAGGATTTTCGATAAGTCGTCGTTCATGGTTGTATCCAGACGGACGCGCCCGCAACCGGCGCGACCTGCCTTAAACCTCCGCTTTCATGGGATTGGAAAGAGTCTTGTCGGTTTTCAACTTTTTTCGCTCCTTATTGTATATCACAAACGGCGGCGCGGACGCCCTGCGGCTCGCCCTGAACTTTGGGCCGGGCGCGGCTGTACACGACCTGGAATTGATCGTCGAGCGTGGACAATGCTTGGGAGCAGGAAAAAACTTGAAGCGAGGAAAATGCTCATCGAAGCCGCAGACTCCCAAAAATCCGCTGCACGCTTTGTCAGGCAACCTGTCCGCTATAAGACTCTTGTGCTTTGATCATAGCCTTGACTTCGTCAATACTGTATGGCGGTTTTCTCATGTGTAAAATAGCGTGACAATTTGGGCAAACAGGACGCAAATCATTTATTGGGTCAACTTCATATTCTGCGCCAATTTCGCCCAACGGTTTCAAATGGTGAACATGAATAAAACCTTTGCCAACTTCGCCATACCTTGACTCAAAAGCCATATTGCAAATTTCACATCTTGCGCCATAATGCTCAACGCAAGTATTTCGGGCTTTTTGACTTCGCTCAAAAGCATTTACTTTGATAGATTTTACTGCACCTTCATAAAATTCTTGTGGCTCATCTATTTCATCGGGCAATAAACCGAGAATCGGTTTGCTTTCAGAATAAGCCACGTCCAGAACTTCAGCCCTGAAATTCTTATCTGTAACCAATTTGTAAACTTTAGGCTGATGAAATTTTCTGAAAGTTGACGCTTTCGCCCGATTCACTTCGGCAATTAATGAGTCGTGCCAACATTGCTTAACTTGTTCTGACGATGCAATCAATGAAGCGGCTTCATACAAATTATCGAAACGTAAAAAATAAGGCGGCTCTGAAAATTCACCGCGCAAGTTGCTAAACTTCCAAGATTCTTTGATATGTCTATCTCGACTCAATTCTGGAATATCACGACAATATGAAGCAAAAATCAAACCGACAAAATATTTATCTTGTCCATCTATCTTCCGTTTTTGCATGGCAATCACATACCGAAAATTGATTGATACAGGAAAATGCCAACTTGTTTTATGAGGTGACAATGACATTGTGAGGCGTGGGTTGTCGTTTTGCAAGCCCGTAACATCAAGAACCTGTTTTACCAAATCAAAATACGAATTGACCCATTCTCGACTAGGTGCAAATTTTATTTTTTGAGCAAACCGTTCTTGTATTTCATCATCATTTGTCGTCATTTATTCACCCTATTCTTTTCAAAGGGGTTGCCTAACGGTTAAGGATTGATCCAGCGGGGAGCGAAAATTGAAGGGAAAGGGACAAGATTTCCGCTGGAGAACCATTGCGCCAAATATACAACCAGCCCTGCGATTTGACAATCCTTTTGCCGCACAGAATCTCGGCGTTGGAAATTTCCCGCCCCTAAAACAGTAACGGATTAGCAATCGCCAGCGCTTGCACCGACGCTTCGACATAGGTATACTCGGGCAATGCAACCCGAAAAAATCGGCCACTACGAGATCAAATCCGAGCTGGGACGCGGGGGAATGGCGACCGTCTACCGCGCCTACGACCCGCGCTTCGAGCGCGAGGTGGCGGTCAAAGTCCTGCCGCCCGAATTGCTCCACTCCGACCAGAACTTCCGCCTGCGTTTCGAGCGCGAAGCCAAGATCATCGCCAAATTGGAGCATCCCTCCATCGTCCCCGTTTATGACGTGGGCGAAGAGAACAACCAGCCCTACTTCGTGATGCGTTACATGAACGGGGGCTCGCTGACCGAACGCATCAAAAAAAGCGTCTATTCTGTGGACGACGCCGCGCGCCTGCTCGAACAGATCGCGCCGGGGCTGGACGAAGCCCACAGCAAAGGCATCATCCACCGCGACCTCAAACCCAGCAACATCCTCTTTGCCGCCAAAGAAATTCCCTGCATCTCCGACTTCGGAATCGCCAAACTGACCCAGCACGAGGGCGAGACCATGACCACGGGCAGCGCCATCATCGGCACGCCCGCCTACATGAGTCCCGAACAGGCCGCCGGCAACGCGGTGGACGGCCGCACCGACATCTACGCCCTCGGCATCATCCTCTACGAAATGCTCACGGGACGCCAGCCCTACCAATCCGAAACCCCCATGGGACTGGCGCTCAAACACATCACCGAGCCGGTCCCCAACATCCTGGAAGCGCGCCCCGACCTGCCCGCCTGGGTCGGCGAGATCATCGCCGTTTCGATGGCGAAAACCCCCGCCGACCGCTACCAGTCCGCGCAGGAAATGGTGGACGCGATCAAAGCGCATCTCGACACCGAGACCGCGGCGCGCATTACCCGCGGGCTGCCGGCGCGCGTCCGCAAACCCTCTCCCACCGCCCGCACCGCCGTGATGAAAAAGAGCCGCTTCAAGCCCGCCGTCTGGATCGCCGCGCTGGCCGCGCTGGGACTGGTCGTCGTTTTGACCGCCGGCGGATTGCTCGCCTCGGGCTGGCTGCACATTGACTGGACTTCAGAATCCCCCGACGCGGTCCCCTCCTCCCTTCCCTATCCGACGGCCCTGCCCTCCCCGACCGTTTCCGTCCCGACGACGAAGCCTTCCGCGACCGAGACCGCGTCCCTGGTTTCGACGCCCTCTCCCGCGCCGACGGTTCCTCTCCCCGAGCCAGGAATCCCCGTCCTCGGCGGCGCGGACAGAATCGCCCTCGTCCACCGCAACGACATCTGGATCATGAACGTGGACGGGAGCGATCCCAAACGCCTCACCACCGACGGCGCGCCCAAGTTCAACCTGGAATGGCTGGACCGGGAGACGCTCCTCTATATTTCGGGAAAGACCCTGAAAACGGTAAACATCGAAACCCTGCGAGAAGATAACATCGCCAGTTTTCTTTCCTCGCAGTATTTCGAATCCTTCCACGTTTCCCCCGATAAAAAACAGGCCGCCATCAGCCTCGACCGCGAACTCTTTGTCGTCCCCTTCGACGTCGAAAAACTACGCGGCGTGCGCGGCCACACCGACCTGCTGGGCTTGAACGGCTGTCTCTTTTACGACGATTTTGCCGTCAAGGACGCGCGCTGGTCCCGCGACGGCGCGCGACTGGCGCTCAAGATCCTCGTCCCGGCCGGCAACCAGCGCGCCGACGCCATCCGCATCATGGACATTTCCAAGTGCGGCGAAGACAAGCCGAAGATTCTGGACGATTTCCCGACCGGCCGCTTCGAGTTCCCGCACGTCATTGTGGACTTCGACTTCGACGGCAGGGACGTTTTCTTTTTCAACAGCGCCGTTTTCAACGGCGGGTTTGGCAGGCTGCTTTTCTACAGCGCGTTCACGCACAAATTCCAAAAAGTCCGCGATAACGCCTGCTGCTATCGCGACGCGGTCTTCAGCCCCGACGGCGCGTACGTCATCCTCGCGTTCAAGGATATTACCGTGGGCGACGCCGCGCCGGTCCAACTCTACTATGTCCCTGTGGACGCGCTGCTCTCGGGCGGCGCGTTGACGCCGCTTTCCCTGCCTGCGGAATTCGTCTTCCGCAAAGGCGACGCCCCGGTGTTCGCGCTGAGACCCGCGCCGTGACGCGTTTGGGGCGGCGCTTTCGGAAGCTCAACCGCAAGGCTTTCTCAAATGAACCGCTAAGCCCGCGAAGACCGCAAAGAGATCCGATTAAGAGCGTGTTTTGAAATTCCATCTCGGACACGGATCGCGCGGATTTCACGGAAAAATCCAAAGACAAATCCGCGCGCTCCGTGAAATCCGTGTACAAAGAGAATGGAAATACGATTTATAAAACACTCTCTAACGATCAAAGACCGACAGCCGCTTAAGGCTGTCAGTTTTTATCTATTCCCGTCTCCTCCCTGTATAATTGCCCCACCCCAAGGAGTCTCCAATGCGCCAACGCGTTGCGTTTTCCATTTTACTCATCTCCCTGCTGCTCTCTGCCTGCGCGCCATCCGCGCCCGCGGCCGGGACGCGAACCCCCGCGCCGCCGTCCGCTGTCCCCACCGACGCGACCGACGACTCGCAGCGCGTCGAGCCGATTCCCGTCCACGTCGGGTATGGAGGCAAAGGCTCCTTCTTCGAAATCTATTTCACCGATCCAGCCAACCCGGCTTCCAAACAACAGACGGGCGGGATCGAACAGGCCCTGATCGCCTCCATCGACGCGGCGCGCCTGAGCGTGGACGTCGCCATTTACAGTTTCAGCCTGCGCGAGGTGGGAAACGCCCTCCTGCGCGCCCGCGACCGCGGCGTGACCGTCCGCGTCGTGATGGAGAGCGACAACCGCGAGCGCTCCCTTCCGCAGGCGCTCATCGAGGCGGGACTTCCCATTCTCGGCGACCGGCGCGAGGGCCTGATGCACGACAAATTCGTCGTCATTGACCGCTCCGAAGTCTGGACGGGTTCGCTGAACTTCACGCCCAGCGGCGTGTACGAAGACAACAACAACCTCGCCCACATCCGCTCCGTCAAGATCGCGGAAAACTACCTGGCGGAATTCAACGAAATGTATGAAGACGATCTCTTCGGCCCCGACACGCGCGCTGCTACCCCGAATCCCGTCGTAACCGTGGACGGGACGCGCGTCGAGACGTACTTCTCGCCCGACGACGGCGTCGCGGCGCGCGTCCTTGAACTGTTGCAGGGCGCGCGGAAAAGCGTCCACTTCCTCGCCTACTCTTTCACCGCCGACGACCTGGCGGAAGTGTTGCGCGCAAAACACAGCGAGGGCCTCACGATAAAAGGCGTGATGGACGGCAGCCAGATCGCCTCCAACAAAGGCACAGAGTTCGACCCCTTCCGCCAGGCGGGCATTGACGTCCGCAAAAACGGAAACAAGGGCTTGATGCACCACAAAGTCATCATCATTGACCGTTCCATCGTCATCACGGGTTCGTATAACTTCACCGGCTCGGCTGAAGACCGCAACGATGAAAACCTGCTCATCATTTTCAGCCCCGACATCGCCAAACTGTACCTGGACGAATTCAACCGGGTATTTAAAGCGGCGCAGCCCGCGAGTAAATGACGAGTCTCTCGTCTGGCGCTTGTGCCTCATCTCAAATGACGTTATCATCCACTTAAATCATTGCGGAGGTTCTCATGCTCGATACTCAAGGCAACTTCTTCCTTGGCCGCCTGTTCGATACGGATGCGGGCAAACTGGCCGATAAAGCCCTGCTCTACGATCCCGCCGACCTGACCACGCACGGAATCGTCACCGGTATGACCGGCTCCGGCAAGACCGGCCTGTGCGTCGGCCTGCTCGAGGAGGCCGCGCTCCAGAACATCCCCGCCATCGTCATTGACCCGAAAGGCGACCTGACCAACCTGCTGCTTCACTTCCCCGACCTCCTTCCCGCGGACTTTCAACCCTGGCTCGACCCGGACGTGGTCCGCCGCGAGGGCAAGACCCTCGAATCCGCCGCGCAGGAGACCGCCGCGAATTGGAAGAAAGGTCTCTCGGAGTGGGGCATTGACCGCGAACGCCTGCTCGCCCTCAAGAACGCGGCCGAATTTGCCGTCTACACGCCCGGCTCGGACGCGGGGATTCCCGTCAGCGTGTTATCGTCGCTGGCCGCGCCCGCCATCCCGTGGGAGGAGAACCGGGAAATCCTGCGCGAACGCATCTCGTCCACCGTCACCGCGCTGCTGGGACTCGTCGGAATGAATAACGTGGACCCGCTTCGCTCGCGCGAGCACATCCTGCTTTCCAATATTTTCGAAATTCACTGGTCTCAGGGACAGGACCTCGACCTGACCGAGTTGATCCTGCAAACCCAGAACCCGCCCTTTGAAAAACTCGGCGCCTTCCCGATCGAAAACTTCTTCCCCGAAAAAGACCGCATGAGCCTGGCGATGCTGCTCAACAACATCCTCGCCGCGCCCGGCTTCGAAGTCTGGCGCGAGGGACAGAACCTCGACATCCCCGCGCTGCTCTTCGCGCCGGACGAACGCCCGCGCCACAGCGTCTTCTACATCGCGCACCTGAGCGACTCTGAGCGCATGTTCTTCGTCACGCTTCTCCTCTCCGCCGTCGAGACGTGGATGCGCACGCAGGCCGGCTCGAACACGCTGCGCGCCATCGTCTACATGGACGAGATCTTCGGCTACCTGCCTCCCACCGCCAACCCGCCCTCCAAACTCACGCTCCTCCGCATGTTGAAACAGGCGCGCGCCTTCGGCGTGGGCATGTTGCTCGCCACCCAAAATCCCGTGGACGTGGATTACAAAGCCCTCTCCAACACCGGCACGTGGATCATCGGCAAACTCCAGACCGACCAGGATAAACAGCGCCTGCTCGACGGACTCGAAGGCGCGGCGGGCGGCGTCAACCGCGCCGCGCTCGACAAACTCATCTCGGCCCTCGGTAAGCGCGTCTTCGTCCTGCACAACGTCCACGAAAAGGCGCCCGTCGTTTTCCAGACCCGCTTTGCGATGAACTACCTCGCTGGCCCGTTGACTCGGACGCAGATCCCCGCGCTGAACGACCTCGTCGGCGCGAAAGCGGCCGACGACCGACAACCGACGACCGAGCGTCCCGCCGCGTCCCTCTCCGACTTTCAGCCGGTCGCGGCGGCCGCTGCCGCCGCGTCCCCTGAACCTGTCCCGGTCTCTCGCCCTCCGTCCTCCGTCTCTGGCGGCAGTTCCACGCGCCCGCCCGTCCCGTCCTCCGTCGCGGAATACTTCCTCCCGTTGACGAACAGCCTGCCCGAGGCGTTCCGCGCCGCCAGCAAAACCATGAGCGCGGACGCGAAGCAGGTGGGAGTCCTTTACCGCCCGGCGTTGATCGCCTCCGCGCAGGTCCGCTTCTTCGACCGCAAATACGGCGTGGACTCGCAGGTGGAACGCGCCGCGCTCATCGAAAACCCCGAGCGGCGCAGCGCCCAGCGTTGGGAGGACTTCATCGTCGGCCTCCCCGTGGACAAAATGGAGACCTCGCCCGCGCCCGGCGCGCGCTTCGAGGGTCTCTCGGCAGCCCTCTCCGACGGGAAACTCGTCGCCGCGCTCCAAAAGGATTTCGCCGACTGGGTCTTCCGCAGCGTCTCGGTCAAGGCGCGCGCCAACGAGACGCTCAAAGTCTATGGCGGACCCGACGTCTCGCAGGCGGATTTCATGAAAGCCTGCGCCGAGGCCGCCAGCGAGGGACGCGACAAAGACCTCGAAAAAGAAGCCGGGAAAATTGACAAGCAGATCGCTTCGCTGCAGGATAAACTCGCCCGCGAGGAACGCGAACTGCAACAGGACCAGGCCGACCTGCAAAATCGGAAACTCGAAGCGGGCGCGAACCTGCTCGAACTGGGCGCGGGGCTGATCGGCTTCGGGCGCAAGAAGAGCGTCTCCACCCAACTCACCAAACAGCGCATGACCGCCAACGCCAAAGCGGAAGTGGACGAGTCGATCCAGGCGATTGCCGAATACAAGAAGCAGATCGCCGAACTGCAAACCGCCCGCGCCCGCGTCGCGGACAGCGTCAACGCGCGCTGGGGCGACGTGGTCAACAAGATCAGCGAGATCACCATCAATCCCAGGAAGACCGACATCTACGTCAATGTCTTCGGCGTGGCATGGACTCCCTACTACCTCGTCGAAGCCGGTGGGCAGACGATGGAACTCCCCGCATTCGGCGCGTGACGGATTCGCTGAAATCCTGTTCTTGACGAGAACGCGATTTAAAATTGACGCGTAAGTTTCTGCCTCGTCCAGCAGTCCAACCTGCTGGACGAATTTTTAATGGGCGTCGTCAGTCTCCTCCGCAGACGGACTCACGACGAACCCCGAGGTATCCATGAGCGCCTTTTATATTATCCTATCCCTCCTCCTCTGGGGTCTGGTCCACTCCATCCTTGCCTCTCTCGGATTCAAATCCTTCCTCGCCAACCTGCTCGGCGACGCGCCGATGCGCGGCTATCGCCTGTTCTACAACGTCTTTTCCTTCCTTTCTTTTCTGCCCATCCTCTATCTGGTCGTAGCGCTCCCCGACGCGCGGCTCTACTCCGTCTCCGCGCCGCTCTCCTACGCGATGATGTTTGGACAGGGCGTCATGGTCATCCTGTTGGTCGTCGGCGTTTTGCAGACGGGCATGCTCACCTTCGCCGGTTTGCGTCAACTCATTGAGGGCGAACGGCCTCCCAAATTCATCACGAACGGACTATACCGCTTCGTCCGCCACCCGCTCTACACCGCGGGGATTCTCTTCCTGTGGCTCTCTCCGCAAGTGACGGTCAACTCCTTCACGCTGTACATCGCCGCGATGATCTATATTTTCATCGGCGCGTATTTCGAGGAACGAAAACTCGCGCGCGAG harbors:
- a CDS encoding pyridoxal-5-phosphate-dependent protein subunit beta, giving the protein MTTIDLTIEKDRRARAVQRARERNIIIPTYAQMKDPSKIPGKIKDELKGIGLWDIHPRNLFRITWKNQPVASGGTFGGANFIELPSSLTGVRARIVALVGKWFPTGSHKVGAAFSCLVPRLVTGQFDPTTQKAVWPSTGNYCRGGAYDSALLACDSIAILPEGMSRERFEWLSNVAGETIKTPGSESNVKEIFDKCWELRNSGQDLMIFNQFDEFGNYLWHYEVTGHAMEEVLKRVMGPNDRYRGMVSATGSAGTIASGDYLKQLFPESKIVASEALQCPTLLENGFGAHRIEGIGDKHVPWVHNVKNTDLVAAVDDNAVVNLSRLFTEEAGRAYLVERGVPEDVVARLDLFGFSGISNMLTAVKMAKYYEMDENDIVLTLLTDSMELYHSRVAEMRDEMGEYTDSNAAADYARWILGESTDNLLELRYTDRRRVHNLKYYTWVEQQGKTYEEIQQQWYQPNYWTDVQKQADEIDELIVAFNEDVGLLK
- a CDS encoding Nudix hydrolase superfamily, with translation MPRSDQGVTRERYMLIPRVLIFLRRGESVLLIKGAPNKRLWANKYNGIGGHVERGEDVLAAARRELDEETGLRADLWLAGTVTVDASPDIGVGLYVFTGQIEESGRTDPLGRTDPLGRTYVSAQLRPSAEGTLEWLPLSELASRPLVEDVAALLDRVLRMKAGDPPFAARSFYDDDEKLKVVFA
- a CDS encoding sensor domain-containing diguanylate cyclase; amino-acid sequence: MNDDLSKILLDNLSDGVYYVDKDRNITYWNTTAEKITGYQKPEIIGHSCANNILRHMDVTGRELCENGCPLQLTLQDGEKREAFVFLHHKQGHRVSVHVRVAPLVDETGEIIGAVETFSENSKNLDMLKEIERLKNDAFRDPLLGIGNRRLAEIMFENHADKRDVLGMIFFDVDFFKEINDQHGHAIGDKTLVMISKSAISALRQSDLFFRWGGDEFLILLPNISREDLRAIAERINIFVERSFIMADNRRISTTISTSATFAAANETLASAIKRSDALMYKSKNDGRNKVTAD
- a CDS encoding phospholipase, yielding MRQRVAFSILLISLLLSACAPSAPAAGTRTPAPPSAVPTDATDDSQRVEPIPVHVGYGGKGSFFEIYFTDPANPASKQQTGGIEQALIASIDAARLSVDVAIYSFSLREVGNALLRARDRGVTVRVVMESDNRERSLPQALIEAGLPILGDRREGLMHDKFVVIDRSEVWTGSLNFTPSGVYEDNNNLAHIRSVKIAENYLAEFNEMYEDDLFGPDTRAATPNPVVTVDGTRVETYFSPDDGVAARVLELLQGARKSVHFLAYSFTADDLAEVLRAKHSEGLTIKGVMDGSQIASNKGTEFDPFRQAGIDVRKNGNKGLMHHKVIIIDRSIVITGSYNFTGSAEDRNDENLLIIFSPDIAKLYLDEFNRVFKAAQPASK